AAAAATAGTTGATTTTCACAGTTAAATATTAAATATTCAATAGTTTAATTGTTAAATTTGATATTTGTTGCGATAAGTTGTTTTTTAATTATATAAAAAATAAATTTGGTGAATTTTTAAAATTCACTCCATATCCATTGGAAATTTTAAGTAATATCCATTTTAGTGATTAGTATTAATATAATTAACTAATATCGGACACTCCCACTTTAAATCCGCACTCGCTGCAGGTTTTATTTTGGAATTTCACAACGCCTCCACATTCTGGACATGACCACCTTTCACGGTCCTGTGCCATCATCCTGCCGATGCCTGTTGTCTTGATTCTTTTGGCGGAGCTTAATGTGTCGAGGCCATGTCTTTTGATATATTTCTTTGAGTGCTTTTTCATTTGTGGGCATGGAAACTCGCTGCAGCGTCCACAGTAGATGAAATTCTTCTTGTCAAAACAGGTTTTAATTTTACATTTTAGACTAGCCTTGCTCTTGCCGTCGTCACTAATCAGGCAACCTCCACATGGATTTTGAAATTTCTCGCAGCTGATGCAATTGATTCCACAGGGAGCCAGTAATTTTGAGTCAAGTTCGCCAGGCATTTTCATAATACTTACTATGGGTCAAAGAAATTAATATAGTTATTTGAAGATAGCCATTATAAAAATATTTCTAACGATAAAATTCATTATTTTATCTATATTATATTTATAAAGAGTATTTATGCAGTTTAAAGTAATAATAAATCTTTGAATTAATATTTTATTTTATTAACATGATTTTTTAATTATATTGAATTTTTTTAGAAAAGTTATTAAATAACTTAGTGAATATATATTCTTATCGAACATTATATTTGGGGTTTAGATAATGGAAAAGAAAATTAAAGTAATAATCTTGTTATTGGTGATTTTAGTTGTGGCGGGAGTGGCCACTCACATGTTTTTAACACCTTCAACTGTAGAAACGGTAGGTTCTAAGAACGTAACCGATATGATTGATAGGGATGTCGAAATTCCTGCATCTGTCAGCAATGTTGTGGCAACAAGCCCTCCGATGACTACCGTTTTATACATGATTGCACCCGACAAACTGAAAGCGGTCAATTTCCAATGGACAGATGACGAGTTAAAGTATGTTCCAGGCCAATATCAAAACTATCCTGTTGTTGGAGGATGGTATGGAACACAAGATGGAAGTTATGAGGAATTCATAGCCTCAGAACCGGACATTGTCATAGAATCAATTGACGAAGGCGGAGACGGTGACGCATCAACCGTTAAGGAACGTCAGGAAAAATTCGGAACAATACCTGTAGTTGCGGTTAAGGATACCACAAATGTCGAAACAATAGGGGAATCCATAACCTTTATGGGTGAGGTCGTTGGTGCTCAGGACAAGGCAAAAGAACTCAACGATTTCAATGACAGGTACTTGAATATTGTCCATGATAAGGCGTCCAAATTGTCTGACAGTGACAAAAAAACAGTCTACTATGCTCAAGGTGATGATGGGCTTCAGACAAATCCGTCTCACTCAACACATGGTCAATTAATTGATTTGGTCGGTGGAGTGAACGTTGCGGATTCCCTTAACCAGGGCAACACAACCGGCGGAATTCAGGTGTCCATTGAACAGGTAATCAGCTGGAATCCTGATGTGATTATTACCAATGACCCGGAATTCTATGCAAGCGTTTATGACAATCCGAACTGGGCAAAGCTGGATGCAGTTAAAAATAAGGAGGTTTACCTATCTCCACAATCCCCATTCAAATGGTTTGACAGGCCTGTTGGGGCAAACATGATTATCGGTGTTCCATGGACTGCAAAGGTAATATATCCTGACGATTACAAGGACATAAACATGGTGGATGCAACTAAGGAATTCTACTCCAACTTTTATCATTTTGATTTAAGTGATGATGAGGCTAAACAGATATTGATTGATTCAGGATTGAAGGAATCAAATTTATAGTGATTTAAATGGATAAGGAAACAAAAGAGATTGTAAGCATAATACTTCTAATCTTTTTTCCAGTAATTATATTCTTTGCTTCATTTCTAATTGGAAGATATCCGATCAGTCCGATTGATGTGCTAAATACATTATTGTCCCCAATATTTCCGCAGCTTGAAGTGTCCCCTACAATAACGACAATAGTATTTGAAATAAGGCTTCCAAGAATCATAGGAGCATTAGTGGTTGGAGCGTGCCTTGCTATTTCAGGCGCAGCATTCCAGTCAATATTCAAAAACCCTCTTGTCTCATCTGACCTTTTGGGTGTGTCAAACGGTGCGGGTTTCGGAGCTGCACTTGGAATCCTGCTCAGCGGAGCCAATATCATAACCCAAATTTTCGCATTCATATTCGGTTTGATTTCAGTGTCTGCAACCTATTTGATATCAAAATCCTATAAGGCCGGAGGAATACTTGTCTTGGTATTGTCAGGGGTTGCGATTTCCGCATTTTTCAATGCATTAATCTCAGCAATTAAATTTATAGCGGATCCTGATGACAAACTCCCTGAAATCGTTTATTGGCTGATGGGATCACTGGCCTCAATAACAGTCGATAAGCTATTGATGATTGCAATACCAGTCATTATCGGACTCATAATACTTCTGGCTTTAAGATGGCACATGAATCTGCTTGCGATGGGAGATGAAGAAGCACAATCACTCGGATTGAACCCCTCAAGAGTCAGGCTACTGATAATTGCGGGATGCACATTGCTGACATCAGCTGCAGTTTCAATAAGTGGAATAGTGGGCTGGATAGGTTTAATCATACCTCACATGTCCCGTATGATCGTGGGTCCAGATAATAGAACACTGCTTCCGGCATCACTGAGTCTGGGGGCAAGTTTCCTGCTACTGATTGACAATATTTCACGTGCAGTGATAGCCATTGAAATTCCAATAGGAATATTGACAGCAATCATTGGCGTTCCAATTTTCCTATACTTGCTTAAACGAGGTTATTCTGAATGGTCATAGAAAATAAACTATTTGAAGTTAAAAATATCTCATTTGACTATGATGGAGAAGAAATTTTCTCAGACATTAGCTTTTCAATAGAAAGCGGAGACGTATTGTGCATTCTAGGGCCAAATGGAACAGGCAAAACCACATTAATAAAATGTCTGAACGGATTGAACGAGATTAACTCTGGAGAAATCCTAATCAATGGTGAGGACATCAAGGGTTTATCGTTTAGGCAAATTTCAAAACATGTTGGGTATATCCCACAATCACATGTTCCCTCATTTCCTTTCAAGGTCTTTGATGTTGTTTTGATGGGAAGGGCACCCTATTTGAATTTAACCGACTCTCCAAAGGAGGAAGATAGGAAAATAGCGCTTGATGCCCTGAAAACCCTTGGAATTGAAGGCCTTAAAGATAAGGAATACACCAATTTGAGTGGTGGGGAAAGGCAGCTGGTGTTTTTGGCAAGGGTGTTATGTCAAAAGCCGGATATTCTGATACTGGACGAACCGACCTCACACCTGGATTTTGGAAATCAGATCAAACTCCTGGAAATAATAGACAATCTTGCAAAATCGGGCTTGTCAATTATAATGTCTTCACACTTTCCGGATCATGCATTTTTAAGCTCAACAAAAGTTGCAATCATGAAGAATAAGAAATTCATTGATTTTGGAACTCCGGATGATGTGGTGACTGAAGAAAACTTGAAAAGGGCATATTCGATTGATGTTAAATTGATGGAATTAGATGACAAAAGAAAAGTTTGTGTACCAATGAAAACAAACTTAACATTAGATTTATAAAAGGTGATAACATGAATGAAAAGGATTACGACGAACAGTTGGCAAAGGCCGCTGAGTTTCACGGTCATGTCTGCGGTGGAATCGCCATTGGAACAAAACTAGCAATGTATGGACTGGAGCTTTTGGGAATGGAATTAAATCAGAGGCATAAGAACCTAATCGTATTTTTGGAAATCGACAGGTGCATGTCTGATGCCGTGCAATCCGTTACCGGCTGTTCAATGGGTAAAAGAACCTTGAAACAGATGTATTACGGCAAGTTTGCTGCAACATTCCTTAACCAGGACACCGGTGAGGCTTTAAGAATCACTGATGCCGACGCCAATAAGAAATTCAAGGATGAGGAAACCAAGGAGGAGATGATTGCAAGATTTAGAAGAACTCCTCCTGAAGAGTTGTTCAAGGTCGACAAGGTCAGAATTGAATTGGGTCCGGGAGACATGCCTGGCAAACCCTACACCACTGCATTCTGTTCAGTGTGCGGTGAAAAGGTATCTGATGGAAGGCATAAGCTCATTGGTGGAAAACCGGTTTGCAGGTCATGTGCTGAAGGATCTTATTATGAATTAATTGAAGAATAATTTATATTGAATTTTATTTTTCTTTTAATTTCTAATATTTTTACTTTTAACTCAAAATTTTTTATTAATTTTTAAATTGTCTTGTTTTTAATTTTTATTTCATTGTTTTAACGGTTTATAGATTGATATTTTATTTTTAAATAATTCATTACGATATGTTTATATATTCAGTTTGCTAAATATTTTATTAGATAACGAATATGCAGGTTAGAAAATGGATTTGATTGGAGGCTATTTGCTAGTAGTTATGGCATTATTTGTTGCAAATATTGCATTGATGCTTGGAAACTACAATTTAGGTAATTTGAAAGTCATAATATTGTCATTAATATGTTCTGCAATTACCTTTGCAATAATGAATGCCTCAAGTCTTTTAAATGGTCAATTATCATTTTTATCGGATTATTTCAGCTATTTGTTTTTGGCAATAACAATAATAATCTTCGTATCCATCGTATACTATATCAGGAGAGATGATTTTAAAATACCGTTTTATTCAATTTCTTTGGCATTTGTAATTTCAACAGTACTATTGTCATCCCAAGCAAATCTGGACTTTTTATCAATGGCCTTATATTCATTATTGGTTTTTATAATATTATTTGTTGTTTATCAACTCACAAAATTATTACATCACGCAAAAAGACAATATCCTGTAGTGATAGGTGAATACATGAGCTTGTTTTCCATATTGATGTTTATTTTTGCATTGACTTACGATTCCACAAAAGCTCTTGACTATTCAATGTTCAGTCCTTTTTTGATTTTAACTCCAACCTATCAGTTAATTTATGTTATTATAGGAATCATTGTTGTTTTGGTCGTTGGTGTCCTTATAAATGATACTAGGGGGAAATAAATGATTATTCAAGGAACTGAAACGTTAACTTCGTTAATCCACATCATCTCTGAAAGTTTATTGACGCCGGTTGTTATTCTGATTGTAATCTCAATCGTCATAGTCATTTTAGCCTTTGGAGGATTGGTTAATGAGTTTATTTCAAGAAAAGCTATTTCATCTGTTGATTTGGAAGATTTGGTAAGGCGCGTTTCATTTTCAACCAATGTAAATCAGATGAAGGCAGAAATTTCCAACAGTGACCTGTTTGACTATCAAAAGAAAATATTGACAAGAATCGCAGACAATCATGATATTGGGCCTGAAGCGAGAAAGGCACTTGCAAGTGAATTAATCTCAGCAGAGGAAACCAGATTGATTAAAAAAACAAACAAGACTGATATTCTTGTTCGTGTCGGGCCTATTTTAGGATTGTTAGGTACATTGATACCATTGGGTCCGGGTCTTGCAGCTCTTGGAACCGGTGACATTGCGGTTTTGGCCCAATCTTTAACAATAGCATTCGATACAACCGTTACCGGATTGAGCGTTGGTGCTGTTGCTTTTTTAATATCCAAATACAAGAAACAGTGGTATGAGTCAGAATTGATTGATGTTGAGACCGTTGCTGAAGCGGAATTGGAAACTATTAACAAATGGTGAAATCATGCTTAGGAAAAGAAGAAGGATTTCGGAATCTATCGATGATGACCCTATGGGTGGGTTAAACAACCTTTCAGATGCGATGCTTGTGTTGGCATTAGGCTTTTTGATCTTCGCAATCATGGCATTATCAGCCAATCCGGACATGATTACACAATCACAGTCAACTCAGGACGTTTCAACTGCGGATACATTCACACAAAACTACACTGATGCCGGAGGGCTTGAGGACAGTGGCTATAACGAGGTTGGAAAGGTTTATGAGGATCCGACCACAGGCGAACTTGTGATGGTATCGGGTTAAAGATGATTTTGGGAGTTTAACTCCCTTTTTTTGCTATTTTTTTAATTAATTGTATGGGATTGTAATATTGATTTAAGCTTGTAAAATTGTTCTTGTTTAAAACAAGACATTTAAATACCTTAAATTATAATATTAATTCATGAATTTTAGATATATTGAATATGGAATTTCATTAGTGTTAAAATTTATATCAAAATCATTTTTGCTAAATGAATTCAAGAGATTTTTAAATGACAATCGTGGAGGATTGGTATTGTCATTTGATGAAATTCACATTCCAGATAAGGGCTGGCTGGACTATAAACGATTGGAAGTTGATGAATCTGTCAAATTCATCAGTCGCAATGATTTACCTAATGATTTTTGTCCGAAAGCTTGTAAACTGGTTGACGAATTTCATAAGAAAACGGTTAATGAGGATATTGAATGGATGTTGTACTTTGATTACACAGATGGTGAAGTAATATATTGTTGGAAAGGTGAAGAGGATAAAACTGGGGGTGCATACGATAAAATTCATCTTAAAGGGAGGAATATAGCTTCTTTGCATAATCATCCTAAAGATTATTATTCTTTTCCCTCTTCGGATAATTTTGATATTCTCGGCAATAAATTTGAAGATTATGAAATTATCACTTCAATTAATGTTTTTTGGATTGTTGAATTTAGGGGTCTGGTTGAAAAAGAAATTAGACAAAATTTTCAATATCGTCTTGCGAAAGATATGAATAGTATTAATAATAAAATTAGATTATTATGTCATGATGCAAATATGATTAATTCTATGGTAGAAGTATATATTGGAGATTATTTGTTAAACCATATTGATAAAAAAATAAACGAAATCGATTTATTTTTAATTAAAAGGGAGATTCAATAATGTCTTATAATTTAAAAGGAAGATTTGGATATGTGTCTAAATGTAGGGGGATTCCAAAGTATCCGGGGGAATTTACAGTAAATTTGGAAAAACCAGATAATGTTTCTGATGAAGATTTGCAAAAATGGGATGAGTCTATTGGACAATTTCTTAAAAAAATTGAATCAGACTTTGACTTATGATGTTTAATATAAATTGTGTTTTTTATTTTTTTTTCAGTAAATTTTGTATGAAAAACTAATTTTGCGATACATTTATAAATACATAAAACAAATATTTGATTACTGTTATTTTTCTAACAGTAAAATTACTTTTTTTGGGATAAGTTCCCATATGGATGTGGCCTTCGTGGCTGAACAAAAAGGTGTAATTTATGTATAAATATATTAGAGACGCATGGAAAAACCCAGATGAGTCCTACGTACGTGAACTCATGTGGCAAAGAGCTCCAAAATGGAAAAATCAAAAAGCAGTTCAAAGAATTGACAGACCTACCAGGCTCGACAGAGCTAGAAGTTTAGGTTACAGAGCTAAAAAAGGTTTCGTAGTAGTAAGAACCAGAGTAAGACGTGGTGGAAGAAGGAAAACCCGTCGTTTCAATGGCCGTAAACCTAAAAGAATGGGTGTAAACAAAATTACCCAAGCAAAATCCATTCAAAGAATTGCTGAAGAACGTGTAGCTAAAAAATACCCTAACATGGAAGTTTTAAACTCTTACTGGGTATGGTCTACTGGAAAACATAAATATTATGAAGTAATTTTAGTTGATCCAAACAGTCCTTCTATCATTAACGATAAAAAAATCAATTGGATTTGCTCCAAAAAACACACTAACAGAGCTCTCAGAGGCTTAACTAGTGCTGGTAACAAAGGACGTGGAATCAAATCTAAAGGAAAAGGCTCAGAACAAGCTAGAAGAAGAGATTTATAATTCTTCTTTTCCTTTTTTTTATTTTTTTTTGATATAAATGATTCATAATATTAAATTCAGGGCTTTCGTTTATGAAGATGAAAGTGCCGATGAGATTTCTCAAGCTATTTTAAACATTCTTCCTGAAGCCGAAATAGAGGCTGAAGAGGCTGAAGGATTACTTGAGAACAAGATACTTATTTTATCTGGTGTCGTTTCTAAAAAACGATACACTAAGGCTTTTTTCAACACACTTTTGGAAAGCGTTGATTTGGATAAGCTCAATGACGATTTGGAACGTAAGATGGATGAGAAGGGAAACTGGTTTTTACGTTTTGACAAATCAGATGCCTTTGATGAAAAATGGACCATTCTTGACAAGGGTGATGCAATACACCTTAAAGTTAAGATTGCGGCTTTTCCTGCCAAAAAGCAGATTGCCGTTGATAAGGTCCGTGAAGCTATCTTAAATTAGTTAACTTTATTTTATTACTTTTCCAATATATTACCAAGGTGATTAAATGGAAAAGAAAAGTTATTACCTGATACTATTATTGGTTGCCTTCGTTATCTGTATTGGAGTGTTCTGGTTCCAGTTCAACAATAATGTGGCTACTTTTATAATGATTAATGAGACTGAAGTCGCAGAAGGAGGATCATTTTCCGGAATGCTGGTTGATGCATACGGATATGGCGTTGCAAATCAGACAATAACCTTCCACAAGCCAGGATATGAAATGGGTACTTTAGTCGATGTGACAACTGATGAAAATGGACAGTTCACGGTTGAAGATGCCCAATATTTGCCTGATACGGGTAAAGACAATTATTATGGTGATTTCACATTCGCAGGCAATGGAAAGTATGTGGGTTGCACTTATGCAGGTAATGTGACAGTTGTGTCTAATTAGTTTTTTCATAGCATTGTTTGGAAAAAAATATATAACATGTAATAAATATATTACAATTAGTTTTTTTTCAGGTAATATTATGAGGAACCATATCAAACAGTTGAGAAAAGAAAACAACATCACATTGAATGACCTTTCAGTCATGTCAGATGTTCCTGTTGAGGAATTGGAGGCAATAGAGGATGGCACAATTGAACCAACGTTGCTTGATGCGTATAATATTAAAAAGGCATTAAATCAGGAATTCCTTGCCGATGTATTTGTATTCGAATAATTTCTTTTTCATGATGGTTTAGTATTCAAGTTATATATGATGAGTTCTAAAAATAACTGTATAGTCCCGTAGGGTAGCGGCAATCCTTTTGGGCCCTGGACCCAAAGACAGCGGTTCGACCCCGCTCGGGACTACTTAATTATCCAATTTTCATTTCTCTTTTTTCTAAATGTACTAAAATATTATATAACTTAAAAATTAAATCATTAATTAATTAAAATTATTTTGAGGAGAGTTATATGAAAACTCATGTGATAGTTGTCATACTTATGGTCTCTCTACACTACTTTTTTTAGAATTAATTTAATCTATTCATTCATTTTAAGGTTTCAATCACGCTTTTTACAAACTCCTTTTTCTTTTCATTGTGGATTCCATGTCCACAGTCAAAATATTCCACAGTTATATCATTGATTAGGTCTGTTACCTGCTGAAGGTCTTCATCGGTCAGGGCACCCATAATGATGCTGTCATCTCCAATTTCGGTATTTGCCTTCATGAATAGGGTTTTGCAGCTTATTTGTGAAAGAAGTCTGTTGTAGTCGATGTTGCAGTTGAATGCGTCGTTGTAGAAATTCTCTCCAAAGTAAGGGTCATACTCCTCCATTCCATTGAATGCCTCTAGGAATTTTTTTGGCCAGAATCTTATTTTCAGAGGTTTGTCGGGATGTTTTTTTCTGTATTTCAGTGCGGATTTTCCGGATTTGCTTCTGATTTTTTCCCTTGAATTTTCGGGAAAGAAGTTCCACATGTACTGGTTCATGAAGTAATAGTACACAAAATCTTTCTCTTCATCCTGATTGATGAAGTTGTGGCAGACCGTTGAAAGGTCGTTGTAGTTGTAGTACTTGAACCTTTTTTCCCCTGCACATGAAAAGATCGGAGGGTCTTCCAGTATAAGATTATCGCAGAGATCTGATTTTGAAGCGATATAGCAGGCAATGAGGCCTCCTGAGGAATGGCCCAATATGGATATCTTTTCATCAGTTTTGCATTTTATAAATTCAATCAAATCATCGCCCTGGCTTACTATATTGTATTTTTCCCTGTTGTGGGAGCTTTTTCCGTGGCCATAGCAATCAATCAGAATCAGATGGAATCTTTTTGACAGTTCCTTGATTACATCGGAATAGCTGCTTGAGTTTGCACTTTGGGCATGAATTATCAAAAGTATGGGGTTGCTGCTGTCAGCTTCATAATAGTTGATTATGCTGTTGTCAGATGTCTTGTATTGGCAATTTTCAAGTTTCATTCTCATACACCTGTTCAAGGTCAATCTTTTTGGATTTCTCTCTACGGTTATTCTTTTTAAAATATTTTATAATTAAATGTTTTCAATGATTACTTTTTTTAACCTGAAATCTATTCATGTAAGAAATTTACTTCATTAAGGCGGAATAAATGTAAATGCTAATATATGAATAATCAGAAACTTATAATCATGACTATGAATGATAAAATATCTGATTATATCACGTTTCCAAGAACATTTGAGAACTACAGATGGTACAAACCGATACTTGTTTTTATATTGAGTTTAATAATTTTGTCCATACTCATGGTAGCTATAGTAGCGGTTTTTTACCTAACAGTGGGGCCTGAATTTGTTAAATCCGTTTTCAGTGGAGGATATGAAGCATTAACATCTCCAATGGCGATATTGTTTACTGATTTGCTTATTATTATATTTATCCCGTCATTATATATTGCATCAAAAATTGTTAATGACAGGCCGTTTTCTTCCTATTCCTCTTCACGCGGAGGATGGAATTTCAAGCTCTTTTTCAAGGCATTGGTAATTCCGGTAATATTGTATATAATATTTATGGCAATAGACACCGCTATTAGAGGACCTGAAGGCACATATAGTTTCTCATTAGCATTTCTTCTTGTAATCCTGATTTCTGTACCTCTCCAATCCATTGCAGAGGAGTATGTATTCCGTGGATTTTTTATGCAAACATTGGGCTCATGGTTTAGAATACCTGTTTTAGTGCTGGTTCTTCAAGCCATAATATTTGCACTGGGCCATGGATATAACTCCATAGGAATCTTTGAAACATTTGTTTCAGGTATTGGTTTTGGATTTTTTGCATGGAAGACAAATGGTATAGAAGTAAGTTCCGCTCTTCATGTTGCGAATAATTTTGCTGTTGGCTTGTTCGTCATGCTTGGGCTGCAGGCATCAAATTCCACTCCGCAATTATGGGATGTTGCAACATCAATTGTCTTTTTAATAATTCTATACGTTATAATGTATTACGTTGGAAAGAAAACTGACTGGTTTGGCGAAATCCCGGAAAACGCTCAAAATGAAGGATTATTCAATTTATGAATAATCTTTTTTTATTTATTGAATTCTTGAAATGTTAAAAAAATTTCAATAATTATAAATATTTATTAAACAATATTTCAATAATATGACAGCATTAGATAGGTTTAAATTTGAAGATGGGGATTTTGATTTCCCGTTTTACAATAAGAATCCTCACATCCCCAAATGGGGTTGGGTTGTTTTATTTATTGTATGGTTTATGGGATTTTTCCTGGCTGTATCTGATAAGCTTCATTTTGCATTAATGGGCTGTATAGTGTTAATTGTTCCGGTATTGTATTTTTTAAAATGGGATTATAAAGCGATATTCAGAAAGCCTTCCCGCAGGGATCTGCTTCTTGTAGTGGCTCTTTTTGCAGGATATATGATATATTCATTAGCTATTGGAATGGTCTTGGAGCAAATTGGGATAGTAAGCAGCGGAACCGTAGACCCAACATCTGTAGGGGCCATGACACTGGTTATAAC
This is a stretch of genomic DNA from Methanobrevibacter thaueri. It encodes these proteins:
- a CDS encoding alpha/beta hydrolase; the encoded protein is MKLENCQYKTSDNSIINYYEADSSNPILLIIHAQSANSSSYSDVIKELSKRFHLILIDCYGHGKSSHNREKYNIVSQGDDLIEFIKCKTDEKISILGHSSGGLIACYIASKSDLCDNLILEDPPIFSCAGEKRFKYYNYNDLSTVCHNFINQDEEKDFVYYYFMNQYMWNFFPENSREKIRSKSGKSALKYRKKHPDKPLKIRFWPKKFLEAFNGMEEYDPYFGENFYNDAFNCNIDYNRLLSQISCKTLFMKANTEIGDDSIIMGALTDEDLQQVTDLINDITVEYFDCGHGIHNEKKKEFVKSVIETLK
- a CDS encoding RNA-binding protein produces the protein MIHNIKFRAFVYEDESADEISQAILNILPEAEIEAEEAEGLLENKILILSGVVSKKRYTKAFFNTLLESVDLDKLNDDLERKMDEKGNWFLRFDKSDAFDEKWTILDKGDAIHLKVKIAAFPAKKQIAVDKVREAILN
- a CDS encoding DUF3795 domain-containing protein, translated to MKMPGELDSKLLAPCGINCISCEKFQNPCGGCLISDDGKSKASLKCKIKTCFDKKNFIYCGRCSEFPCPQMKKHSKKYIKRHGLDTLSSAKRIKTTGIGRMMAQDRERWSCPECGGVVKFQNKTCSECGFKVGVSDIS
- a CDS encoding helix-turn-helix transcriptional regulator codes for the protein MRNHIKQLRKENNITLNDLSVMSDVPVEELEAIEDGTIEPTLLDAYNIKKALNQEFLADVFVFE
- a CDS encoding ABC transporter substrate-binding protein, coding for MEKKIKVIILLLVILVVAGVATHMFLTPSTVETVGSKNVTDMIDRDVEIPASVSNVVATSPPMTTVLYMIAPDKLKAVNFQWTDDELKYVPGQYQNYPVVGGWYGTQDGSYEEFIASEPDIVIESIDEGGDGDASTVKERQEKFGTIPVVAVKDTTNVETIGESITFMGEVVGAQDKAKELNDFNDRYLNIVHDKASKLSDSDKKTVYYAQGDDGLQTNPSHSTHGQLIDLVGGVNVADSLNQGNTTGGIQVSIEQVISWNPDVIITNDPEFYASVYDNPNWAKLDAVKNKEVYLSPQSPFKWFDRPVGANMIIGVPWTAKVIYPDDYKDINMVDATKEFYSNFYHFDLSDDEAKQILIDSGLKESNL
- a CDS encoding Ig-like domain-containing protein yields the protein MEKKSYYLILLLVAFVICIGVFWFQFNNNVATFIMINETEVAEGGSFSGMLVDAYGYGVANQTITFHKPGYEMGTLVDVTTDENGQFTVEDAQYLPDTGKDNYYGDFTFAGNGKYVGCTYAGNVTVVSN
- a CDS encoding CPBP family intramembrane glutamic endopeptidase gives rise to the protein MVAIVAVFYLTVGPEFVKSVFSGGYEALTSPMAILFTDLLIIIFIPSLYIASKIVNDRPFSSYSSSRGGWNFKLFFKALVIPVILYIIFMAIDTAIRGPEGTYSFSLAFLLVILISVPLQSIAEEYVFRGFFMQTLGSWFRIPVLVLVLQAIIFALGHGYNSIGIFETFVSGIGFGFFAWKTNGIEVSSALHVANNFAVGLFVMLGLQASNSTPQLWDVATSIVFLIILYVIMYYVGKKTDWFGEIPENAQNEGLFNL
- a CDS encoding 50S ribosomal protein L15e, which encodes MYKYIRDAWKNPDESYVRELMWQRAPKWKNQKAVQRIDRPTRLDRARSLGYRAKKGFVVVRTRVRRGGRRKTRRFNGRKPKRMGVNKITQAKSIQRIAEERVAKKYPNMEVLNSYWVWSTGKHKYYEVILVDPNSPSIINDKKINWICSKKHTNRALRGLTSAGNKGRGIKSKGKGSEQARRRDL
- a CDS encoding FmdE family protein, whose amino-acid sequence is MNEKDYDEQLAKAAEFHGHVCGGIAIGTKLAMYGLELLGMELNQRHKNLIVFLEIDRCMSDAVQSVTGCSMGKRTLKQMYYGKFAATFLNQDTGEALRITDADANKKFKDEETKEEMIARFRRTPPEELFKVDKVRIELGPGDMPGKPYTTAFCSVCGEKVSDGRHKLIGGKPVCRSCAEGSYYELIEE
- a CDS encoding ABC transporter ATP-binding protein; translated protein: MVIENKLFEVKNISFDYDGEEIFSDISFSIESGDVLCILGPNGTGKTTLIKCLNGLNEINSGEILINGEDIKGLSFRQISKHVGYIPQSHVPSFPFKVFDVVLMGRAPYLNLTDSPKEEDRKIALDALKTLGIEGLKDKEYTNLSGGERQLVFLARVLCQKPDILILDEPTSHLDFGNQIKLLEIIDNLAKSGLSIIMSSHFPDHAFLSSTKVAIMKNKKFIDFGTPDDVVTEENLKRAYSIDVKLMELDDKRKVCVPMKTNLTLDL
- a CDS encoding MotA/TolQ/ExbB proton channel family protein translates to MIIQGTETLTSLIHIISESLLTPVVILIVISIVIVILAFGGLVNEFISRKAISSVDLEDLVRRVSFSTNVNQMKAEISNSDLFDYQKKILTRIADNHDIGPEARKALASELISAEETRLIKKTNKTDILVRVGPILGLLGTLIPLGPGLAALGTGDIAVLAQSLTIAFDTTVTGLSVGAVAFLISKYKKQWYESELIDVETVAEAELETINKW
- a CDS encoding peptide ABC transporter permease; its protein translation is MDLIGGYLLVVMALFVANIALMLGNYNLGNLKVIILSLICSAITFAIMNASSLLNGQLSFLSDYFSYLFLAITIIIFVSIVYYIRRDDFKIPFYSISLAFVISTVLLSSQANLDFLSMALYSLLVFIILFVVYQLTKLLHHAKRQYPVVIGEYMSLFSILMFIFALTYDSTKALDYSMFSPFLILTPTYQLIYVIIGIIVVLVVGVLINDTRGK
- a CDS encoding FecCD family ABC transporter permease; this encodes MDKETKEIVSIILLIFFPVIIFFASFLIGRYPISPIDVLNTLLSPIFPQLEVSPTITTIVFEIRLPRIIGALVVGACLAISGAAFQSIFKNPLVSSDLLGVSNGAGFGAALGILLSGANIITQIFAFIFGLISVSATYLISKSYKAGGILVLVLSGVAISAFFNALISAIKFIADPDDKLPEIVYWLMGSLASITVDKLLMIAIPVIIGLIILLALRWHMNLLAMGDEEAQSLGLNPSRVRLLIIAGCTLLTSAAVSISGIVGWIGLIIPHMSRMIVGPDNRTLLPASLSLGASFLLLIDNISRAVIAIEIPIGILTAIIGVPIFLYLLKRGYSEWS
- a CDS encoding DUF2149 domain-containing protein — its product is MLRKRRRISESIDDDPMGGLNNLSDAMLVLALGFLIFAIMALSANPDMITQSQSTQDVSTADTFTQNYTDAGGLEDSGYNEVGKVYEDPTTGELVMVSG